The DNA sequence atgtaaaATTACCATCATGGACTATTTTGTGGGTGTCTTTAGAACTTCtgttcttttaatttcaaattaatgtaatgaaattatttgcttcttagtaacatcctcttctttttgctggatatatttctttgccattcctcaacacaaacccattTGGCGggagataccaattcatcgaatttgcttgttaaaactGATTTTCCGTCGAAATTGAAAATCATAAAGTTATTCCGCTTCTTTCAAAATTCAGTTGCTTCCCTTATTAACTATAACTTGTCCACACGGAAAATTAAGACAGAAATGTCAAAAGTTACTGATCAGCCCCCAACTCCCAGGCACTCCATTTAGGTCAGTTGGTAACAAAAGGGGAATGTTTACACTTTATTACAGTGAGAGAGACCTTTACAACCTCTGCAAGAACAAGGAGTTCAGAGACCGACATTAtgtaaattggaaaaaaaatgaaacattctttCCTTACTGATACTTAttcaaaaatttacttttatatgattttaaaactttatgaTAATTAACCAGTACTAGTTTGTTTacttattaatttattcatttaataacaATCAACTGACAATGGTCTGGCTGAGTATGTGGCCAAGTGACTGATCAGAAGTGTATGCACTAGCAAATAAATATGACTGAAAATGAGGTGTATCCAAGGCTTGAAGATTGCTAATTGGACATACAAATGTTTATATACACACTAAAGTTCCTTTTTATATGCCATTTATTTTGTTACATAGAGTTACATGAGAATGTAATGATTaattatgaaaattgataaaatgatatatttttgaatataattattcttttccttctttatattttcaatgtttaattgaataaaaaatataaatatgtgatGTAGTGAAATTAATTAATTGCTTTTATAGAAAGCATCTATGGAATGTAAGAAATGATTTAAAGACATATACAAATTGATTAATGCCAATTGTGCCATTATTATCAAACAGTGACACTTACTTGTATTGAAATTTCAGAGGAATGTGAAAGATACACATTTAAGACAACATGGTTCTGTTTATAAATGGATCTCACTGCTTCATGATCTATATTTTCCAAGATTTAAGAATCAATTCTCAAAAATCTTAATTGGATAATTAAAATGTGTCATTATATCTTTAGAATAgtattgataaaaaaatcattttaatatattacGTTTCTTCTCTTCACAATATTTGACTAATTCTAGGGTGATCAATTACAATtcacaatatgtttaaaaaagagttattaattagaatactgtaataaTAAGTACATTTGAAAAGAATGACCATATCTGAACTTGACAGCATTTTGAACCAGcattaattcttaaaacaattacaaaagaattaaaatttatTGGAGGAAGTGTCAATGATAATGTTGTTggtttacatgtatttcaatacagttaatattttgtgttgagaGTCTACAAAGAATAAATATATCTAAACAACTTCTATTTTTTAACAGCATTTCAATGTACTAGTAATCAATTTACCATCAAAGTAGATTAAGTTTGGGCATAAGCAGTGATGTTCTGTTAACCTGTTAATTATCAAAATGTGTGCCAGACACTTtatatttaatcaaatcaattataaCTTGAATAATCCATTATTATTATGGCCTGCACAATAGATATTTAATATAGTATATAAATAAGCTAGGGTGTATTGTCCCGGAGGTGTAATGTCATGTCTTGATACCCAATAGAATATCACTATTCATGTATTTTTcctccgatattttggtggaattaACCGGACCCTTAGTCTGTTCATACTTTGTGATGGATCAGAATTAATCAGATAATTACTGCAGAATGCCAGTAACTGACGGACCAGTATAACTGCTAATTTACAAGTAACTAACTGGCCAGGATAAAGAATTCCCAATTTACGTTCATCAGTGTCAGAAATGTCCAGAACTGTCActcatcattttgttttgaaacatttaatactgtaaattcagcaaaaaatttcagttttgaaaaaaaaacaacacttcttgggtttgtttacatgactgaccagtctgaacaaacaaacattaccttattcccaggtatacacttacctcattcccagtaattTCCCTGtactatttttactttaaactGACATCGCGAGAATGAGCCTTCGCGACGTGATGTTCATGACGTCGTTACCAGGACGTTGTCAGGAAGCTGCATTCATCAAGAGACCCGGGCCTGTAGCAACGCTAGTCAAAAACGTTATGTTCCAGACCTTGCGTAGACAAAATGAATATTGAGCCCGAATTAAAGAGAAGAAAAATGGATCATCATGTCAGCGGAGATGATAATTCTCAGGAACCGGCTCAAGTTAGCGGAGTTTTAGCATCTAAAACTCTTCTTCGGGCCCCAACGGCTTCTCCAAGCGGTGACTTCCAGAATACAAGCGTTCACCAGTATGTTGCGCTTGTTTCAGGGGAAAGTTCGGATAGCGATACCGAAGATAGTTCATCAGTGAACTATGATATTTACAATCATTTGTGCGAATTTGGGGATTCATGGTCACAGAAATATCCCATACCTCTAAGCAAATATCCACAGCGTCCAATCCGCACAGGAAACTTATATTATGACGGGATTATTGTTGACCTGGAGCTGTTGGGCTACAAACCTTTGCAAGTCGTTGCTAAAGCTAGATCTGGCACAGTGATAATGGCACAGAACTTGCATATGCTACAGCACTTCCAGGAATGCGAGACTGTCCCAGTGGCTTTGAAACTGAACAGTGGCAAACCCCGACGGAACAGGTCGCCATCAAAAACCGATATGCTGGATGAAATGACAATACACCGCCAGCTCCATCACCCGAATATAGTTGCTTGGATAAGCAACATTAGTTACCACGGTAGAGTGGGAACTGTGATGGAATTTTGTGGAAACGGATCGCTTGCAGAGATCCTCAAGATGCAGGTATTCTTTATTAGAACCCCATTGGGTTTCCTGTGTATGCTGTTTTTAgacacccgaagggacgtattatgttatgacgccggtgtccgtccgtccgttagcactTCCGTGTCAACTGTAACTCTTGaatgcttgaaggattttgaagaaacttgacacaaatgttcactacatcgagacgacgtgcagggcgcatgtttcggatggctcgattctaggtcagggtcacacttaggggtcaaaggtcatatcttcgggcgtatattgctccgcattgcggtgctcttgttatcttaaaaaaaacttactgAACTTTTGTTTTAAAGGATTTTGACACGAAGAATTATTTCAATGTTTACCAATGTCGTTCTACCTGTCACGGCTCTAAATAATATCCTGTAGGATGCATCGGCGATATAACTATCTGCTCAAAGTTTGCCGCAAGTGATAGCTCAAGTTTCAAAATCAAAGTGTAACAATCTGCTTGTTCCGAGCCCGTTTTTGTGCGCAGTTACTTGCAGTCAGGACTCCACACCTGCCAACTGTTAgccatcttcttcttcttcttccaataCAGTACAAAATCCCCTCTGGGGCATCGTCGTACAATTTAGGTTAAAATGTGGCGCAAATATGTACATAGGCTAAAAGCAATAAGTATAAAGTATCCCTCTACAGCTTGTTGGCCAGCGCTCCCTTGAAGGCCTCTAAGGAGTCGGCCGTGGCGATGCGCTCTGGTAGGCTGTTCCACAGTCGTATGCCTGAGGGAAAGAAGGAGTGCCGGTAAATGTCTAGTCTGCAGAAGGGTACCAGGAACTTCAGAGAGTGGCCTCGGGTGCTCAGAGTTGAGGGATGATAGTATGTACATGGGATGTCAACGAGTTCATGTACTATCCTGTAAACCATCACCAGCTTAGAGTGGGATCGACGCTCTTGTAGGGGTTGCCAATGGAGATCCTTCAGCATTTGGCTGGTACTGCTAGTGGTTCTGTAGTCCCCATTGACAAACCTTGCAGTACGTCGTTGGACAGCCTCAAGTTGGTTGATGTTGGCTTGGGTATGTGGATCCCAGACTGTACTGGCATACTCGAGTATCGGCCTCACTAGTGTCTGGTAACTTTGTGCCTTTATGTCCTTGGGGCAGCTAGCAAGGTTGCGTCTGAGGAAGGCCAATGAGTTGTTGGCCTTTTTCGAAGTTGTTGATACATGAATATTCCAGGACAGATCTTCCGACAGGTTTACACCAAGGTACTTTCCATTCGGTACTATCTGTAGGTCTTTACCATGGATGTTGTAACTGGTCTTAATAGGTGTTTTCTTTTTGGTGATGCGTATGACCTCACACTTGCTTGGGTTGAATGACATCATCCAGTCTTTCTCCCACTTTTGCAGCTTGTCTAGGTCTTCCTGTAGAGAAATGGCATCTGATGTGGGGTATCTTAAGAGGTTCTTTTGGTTGCAAACCAACTTGTTGGTTGTGACAATCAGTAGTCCATTGATGTTAGGCGAGGAAGCAAAGCAAGGGCCCTAAGACGGATCCCTGGGGGACTCCAGAGGTAACAGCTGTGGAGTCAGACTTGCAACCTTCCACCAAGACCTGCTGTGATCTGTGGCTCAGGAAACTACGAATCCAGCTAAGCACGTTCCCCCGGACTCCATAGTGGTGAAGCTTGGCGGCTAGTCGTTCATGTGGGACTACGTCAAACGCTTTGCTGAAGTCGAGGAGTACCGCATCAACCTGCTCACCCTCGTCAAGTGCCTTAGCGAGATCTTGGAGAGTGAGAAGAAGCTGACTGTCTGTTGATTGTTTCTTTCTGAAGCCGTGTTGTGCGTCACTTAGGATGGAATACCGATCAAAATGTTCCATTATTTGGCTGTGTATGACATGTTCGAGTATTTTACAGCAGACTTAGGTAAGTGATATGGGCCTGTAGTTGGCAGGTACACTGTGGTCACCCTTCTTGAATATAGGTGTCACGTTGGCTGTTCTCCAATCTGCTGGAACTTCGCCTTGTTGGAGAGATGCCTGGTAAACCAGGGTGAGGGCTGGGGCTATCTCATCTGCATAGTCCTTCAAGTATCTTGTAGGGATGTTGTCTGGGCCGGCTGCTTTGTGAGTGTCCAGGCCCAGCAGAAGCTTTCTGACCCCGTTAGTTCCTACTGTGAACTAGTGCATGTCTGGGTTAAGTGTGCCTTGCATTGGTGGGATACTTGGCTTATCTTCTGTTGTGAAGACACTTGAGAACTGCTTGTTCAGGATGGTAGCCTTGGTTTTTGGGTCACTGTGTGTCATACCCTCTGCTTTCAAAGGTGCAATACCACTACTGTCACATCTCTTGCCTTTAATGTAAGTATAGAGCTTCTTTGGATTCTTGTCTCCACTGACCAAGTCTTTGACAAAGCTATGGTAGGCTGATCTACATTCTTTGTGGGTTTCTTTTTTCAAGGTCTTGTACCTGGAGCGGTCTTGAGCTCTGCCTGTCATTTTAGCCTTGTTGTATGCTCTTTTCTTTTGTCTTGAGAGTTGTTTGGCTTTTCTAGATATCCATGGTTGATTGAAACGGGTGGTGCTAGTCTTAGATGGTACATGACGAGTTATGATGGAGGTAATGAAATCTTTGAATGTAGTCCATAGAGTATTGACACTGGTTTGAGTTGTATATCTGGAGATGAAGTCCTCTGCGAAGTCTTTGGTCGCTGATCGGATCTTGTCAGCGTCTGCGTTTTTCCACAGCAGTATTTTCCTTCTAGGTGGTTTAGATCTGGAGGCCTTTGTCTTGGTCTGGATGAAGACTCCATCGTGGTCACTGACTCCTGGTATGGCTTTGGTATAGAATGTTTAAACATTTCGGAACGAACTGTAATAAGATGTATATTATAGACCATGATTTATTACAATATCGGCATGTACATTTTACCACGAAGAACATCAGTGATGAACCAAATTTTCTAAATGAAAGGTATTTCCTTTTTGCGTAACTGGTTGATGGTATACTTATTTGCATGTGCAAACACGACATTGATTGTGTATTCTATGAAATATTTCACactaatatttgtaaaaatatattgcaATACGTAACAGAGTTCCAAATTACTTCATTTTATCTATATCTCGCTAAATACTGCATTTTCGTTGAATAAGATTGTTTGGACtgcagatgcgaaggaattatatcacgagggcgcagcccgaatgaTTTAatgatacgcatctgaacgacaatcaatgattttattcaagagcaaatctctaaatgagatatattagcGTAAACacaggccatcatttcattcctgtcaaaagatgtaacagatgCCACTATTATTTTCATTCCTACCAAAGATGTAAACAGAGGGCACCATTTCATTTCTATCatcaaaaaaggtaaaaaaggcTACTATTTCAGTAATAGAGGTAGCATAGGCCGCCCTTTCATTACTGTCAAAAGAAGTAatagaggccactatttcattcctgtcaaaaACTGTAACTGAGGCCGCTATTTCATTCCTGTCAAgagatgtaacagaggccacaatttcattaatatatttttaacatttccaggAGGATGGCAGCAAACATTCTTCTTTGCCTACCTTCCGCACCCCCATCTCGCCAAAAACAGGTTGGACAGCACAGGCCTGCAGTGAGGTCATTATAAACCTTCTGTCTCTTTCTGTATCCAGATTGATGACATTTGAGTACTCAAAACTTAGACCAAAATGCAACAAAGGCCATTATTTCATACACTAAGTGTCTGACAGCATCTGCATGAAGTCAGAACAACTGTCCTGTAAAAGGTTTTAAGGAATGAGGGTTCGGAGTGTCCAGATCGTTCGTTGCATTCTTGGTCTATATCCAAAGTACTgtcattcagtttcagttttgattaattataaaatgaaagatcCAGTTTAATAAATGTCTACATGCAAGTTTGTGCTCTGTGAAATTCCTTGTAGAATTTGTCTGCCATGTATGTTCTTACTCTCTGAAATTCATGAATATGTTTCAATGTCTGCTGAGAAAATCTGTGTgcactgactttacaaaaaaaaaatccctacctacctacctacccactcctAAAAATCTGGGTCGGAGCACTGcaatcaaacaattttttaattatggcctaAGCAAATGCAAATGAGATAGCGGTCAGATAAACCTAAAAATTTAGTACTTAATTATTTGACTGCATGGTGTCTTAAATTGACATTTCTTTCTGTACTgatacatattgtaaatacatgtgtttttaattgCTGCAAGTAAAAGTTTCCACAATGTCAGACTGCCTTAGTCCATTTCATAGCTTGTACTTaaaaatgaactttcatttaataaccaGGTATCTCCGCATCGAAAGAAAGCCTAGaagcaaaatattattgtaacactgaatgttacaaatcgagttttagaagttgttgatgaataaaaattatCTTATCTGGATATATTTAATTCacaatttgaatgttttcaattaaaatttcattcacATATCACtgctgaaaatgatttttatgattttaatttatgtgactatatttacatcatagctatgttttaatgaggttggttattgattctgttcatatttgaggtgatcatgaaaatattttatccaataaaATTCTTGCATTAAATATACGGACTTCCATTCCGTCCTCCCTAATATTTTATGGATGATAATGACAAGACTGTTTACTGGtgagcattctcgcataccagagctcTACCATGATTCTCCGGTtcgtctcgggtaccatgtcgaacatctgatgaatcGAAATGATTGGTGATAAGATACGTTATGTTAACTTACGGGTAGATAAGgggagaaactcgcatatctaatttgtcttatcaacggtaaatacagggtattgtcccttgatgaaagaagactttagtttgacatgtTCGGGTAATTCCGACACTAAGTTTCAACGTACACTTAGCTATATCAAGGGTGTCCCGAATAATTCCATTTTCAACTTTCAATGTGtgttacatttaatttttgtaataGAGTATCGCCGACATCCTTAGTCTAAACCCGACACCCTCCCGGagatatttaacctttagcatgctagataaattgtcgtctgctggaaatgtcctCTGCTTAAAtcgtaaagttcattcaatttgctccaaaattggaagaaatattgtcagagtagcaaacagcttggaacctgatcagacgccgatttaatcggcgtctgatctggttccaagctgtttgcaaaggctgctAAAtccgcctgcagcaggctaagggttaaaagaaaATGCGTTCTGAAAATGTTACAATTGATAGTTGATCATAAGCTAGATCGTTGTAGGCTGATCGACAGATTTTCCGAATGTCCGTTGAAACAAGGACTATAAATGTGGACGTTAAATTATTGTAAACTTCAATAATGAAAGAACCAGCCTTTACAAATGAACACTCGGTTTGCGTAAATCTCGGGCTGTTTTAAAGCCACGATGGATTTCTTGGTAGAACCGGAAGCAAACATTTCTTAtttgcattttggcgggaaaattgcacCTGCCCGGTAATGTCACCGCGTGCTAACATAAAATAACGTATGTACACGTTACATTTCCATGTGAGGAGAAACATTTCTGTGTTGAAACTTTCACGGAATTGTAAACATACTGTTCAACAACCAAATGAAGATGCATGCTCTAGAGCATGAATTAATTTCGTTCTGGTTCTGATatgtttgattttatgaaatcTTTATGACGAACATATTTTTAAGGGTGGTCATGGCTTAAAACGGGTGCCTCTGTAATAATATAGAGGATAACGTGTTTGTTTCGTCAAAAGTCTCAAAGATCGAGATTAGTGATACTGACGAATGGTAAACACTGATTATCGTGTCAGAGAAATTTTATATGCACGGGTCATGCAACGTTGGGTACTATGCTCGGAACTACACTAGCACTGAAAACACTTACGAAATGACGCCTTTTTTGAATGCGGAAACGGAGAAGAAAATGCAGgacattatttctttatttgtaaaagatACTCTGAGGATTCAATTAACAAGACAACTTCATCCTTTAAACACAAGTACATTACTCTTTGGAAAAGAAGAATTAACAGAAGAAGAAAATAgtatacatgtatcatttttaGCTGTGCAAGCAGAATGTTCTGTAATTAGATctatataaattcatttattatatgcaataaaacatttttatcatagaAGAGAGGGAGGAGGTTTAGGTTTTGACCCTAAATGTCTGTGTTAGCGCGTAAAATTAATCTTTTGGAAGTAAAATGTAATCTTTGTTGGTGTACGCTATATAGATCTAATGTTTAATTAGCATTTTCAGTTATTCAGATTCA is a window from the Mercenaria mercenaria strain notata chromosome 7, MADL_Memer_1, whole genome shotgun sequence genome containing:
- the LOC123554800 gene encoding uncharacterized protein LOC123554800 isoform X3 → MNIEPELKRRKMDHHVSGDDNSQEPAQVSGVLASKTLLRAPTASPSGDFQNTSVHQYVALVSGESSDSDTEDSSSVNYDIYNHLCEFGDSWSQKYPIPLSKYPQRPIRTGNLYYDGIIVDLELLGYKPLQVVAKARSGTVIMAQNLHMLQHFQECETVPVALKLNSGKPRRNRSPSKTDMLDEMTIHRQLHHPNIVAWISNISYHGRVGTVMEFCGNGSLAEILKMQEARFLSESIAQRYFKQLHSAIDYIHSQGYAHRDICPQNVLISQNNVPKLCDFGHAVRFMASDPLCEDDCGSLGYQAPQILEKTPFNPKQADIWSLGALLYSVCTGHTPLGTIRGDVIQNASKEIPFPDVRILALSREFKSLSKGMLAYKPETRFTMNRIAHSPWMTKTDTRVQIGGFFRARQPQKTSEGSLEQQIKSKLKI